The Panacibacter microcysteis DNA window CAATAGTTTTTCAAAACCTTTCTTATAGGGCTCGAAGCTTACACCACCGTGTACAAAAAAGCCGAGGTGCGGCCATATGTCGTGAATGGTATTAAGATCATAGCGTTCGATGATCTTTTCCATACACATTTGTATCCAGGCAGGTACACCTACAACAAAACCAATATCCCACTCCGGGGCCTTTTCTACTATTTCTTCGATCTTTTTGTTCCAGTCTTTTTCCCTGGCTATTTTTCTGCCGGGCTTATAGAACGGCTGAAACCAGAAAGGCACTTTTTTGGCGGTGATGCCGCTGAGGTCGCCGGCATAATAACCGGCATTTTTTTGCAATGCTGTGCTGCCGCCAATCATAAGCCACCCTTTACCAATTGATCTTACAGGTATATCTGAATAATTTCTAAGCGAAAGCAATTGTTTGATCATTACAACGCGGTTACCGGAAAGCAGGTCGTTGGTAATGGGAATATATTTACTGGAAGCTTCGCTGGTACCACTGCTGAGCGCATAGTATTTTATTTTACCAGGCCAGCAGACATCGGGCACACCTTCGAGCGTGCGATGCCACCACTCATCGTAAATACTACTGTAATTGTAAATGGGAACAAGTTCCTGGAATTTTTTACCAAGATGCCGGCTCATGAGGATTTCATCGAAACGATATTTCTGACCGAACTCAGTAAATTTTGCCTTGCGCAATAATCTCTTCAACACACGCAACTGCTGCCTTCGGGGGTCATTTTGTGGCAAGCGGAGCGCTCTTGCGATGCTTATTGGTAACTGAATATCAAATAACGCCATGCGTTTGGAAAAATTTAATTGGCGAAACTACGTTAAAGCACGTATTAAATTTAAGTGATTTATTTTATGCGGTAAAAGTTAATTACCCACGGCGATCATTGCAACCTTTGTTATTACATTTTTTGCAGTGACTGATTGCCGGCATCGTAACTTATCTGTGATGATAATGTAAGCTTCTGCTGTGCCACCGGACTGTACACTATACCAGTGGATTTTTTGCCGGGACTGCCAACAATACTGCCTGTATGTTTGCCGTGCCACATATACCTGTTTTTTCCGGCAGCTTGTTTTATTGCTTCAACAGACAATGTATAAGAAAACGCTCCTATACAAAAGATAACTTCTGCGCCGGACACAGGATGAAAATCTTCCAGTTTTTCGATCATCACTGACCCTTTGAATGATTTCTGCAGTTTGTGCTTTAGCATGATCTTTTCCGCTTCTGCAGTTGCAGCATGATCGCCCACAAGGTAAATATTGCGTTTTACCTGCGGAGAACCCTTTGCCACTTCACCTGCAAGCGTTATAAACGGCGCTGCAACGGTACCAAGTATGGCTTTCAAAAAAATTCCTGAGCGCAGGAAAAGCTTTAGCGCCACGCTATTAATTCCTTTGTAATGCTTCCGCACAAAAACATGCATTGCATTATAAAAAA harbors:
- a CDS encoding GH3 family domain-containing protein; the encoded protein is MALFDIQLPISIARALRLPQNDPRRQQLRVLKRLLRKAKFTEFGQKYRFDEILMSRHLGKKFQELVPIYNYSSIYDEWWHRTLEGVPDVCWPGKIKYYALSSGTSEASSKYIPITNDLLSGNRVVMIKQLLSLRNYSDIPVRSIGKGWLMIGGSTALQKNAGYYAGDLSGITAKKVPFWFQPFYKPGRKIAREKDWNKKIEEIVEKAPEWDIGFVVGVPAWIQMCMEKIIERYDLNTIHDIWPHLGFFVHGGVSFEPYKKGFEKLLGKPITYIETYLASEGFIAYQDRQHSKGMRLVTNEHIFMEFVPFDYKNFDDNGDLVENPETFMIHEVEEGKDYALLISTSAGTWRYLIGDTIKFTDKKRCEIVITGRTKHFLSLVGEHLSVDNMNKAIQSVSEELNISIPEYTVVGKPHGSFFAHHWYIASDDNVNSEELRLRVDAKLKELNDDYAVERKSALKEIFLDVLHEERFMEFMRLKGKIGGQHKFPRVLKGRMLEDWNKFLKGELV